A region of Hippoglossus stenolepis isolate QCI-W04-F060 chromosome 7, HSTE1.2, whole genome shotgun sequence DNA encodes the following proteins:
- the si:ch1073-303k11.2 gene encoding leucine-rich repeat neuronal protein 4 — protein MTSLYRNLLFFLIASPLLHSHLFTHAATTSSPITRPRIIFIHGSDDDYNDDYNDDDNSSLSEVPPLVKISVLNTTPQFCKINPCLEDQEPCVQLSEKTGCLCPGISGADEPPHSPVIQAVLPVSKGDNRGKVEVQWCAPSSVVSRYRVVVEGGEGDALEFGNALRRGLVGSLEVGTKVCVEAMNSAGHSSPSEFSCTRYDPPKTSDHNLLVWIIGGGVALLLLIIITAVILWKQKICQKGKRDSTDGLGNPSYSTEGTL, from the coding sequence ATGACGTCCCTGTACAGgaaccttcttttttttctgattgcCTCGCCACTCCTTCACTCCCACCTCTTCACTCATGCTGCCACCACTTCCTCTCCCATCACTCGTCCTCGCATCATATTCATTCATGGCTCGGACGATGACTATAACGATGACTACAATGACGATGACAACAGCTCTCTTTCTGAAGTGCCGCCCTTAGTGAAGATTTCAGTTCTCAATACGACACCCCAGTTCTGCAAGATCAATCCCTGCCTGGAGGATCAGGAACCCTGTGTCCAACTTTCGGAGAAGACCGGGTGCCTCTGTCCTGGGATCAGTGGGGCAGATGAGCCTCCTCACTCACCAGTCATCCAGGCAGTGCTGCCAGTCAGTAAAGGAGATAACAGGGGGAAGGTAGAGGTGCAGTGGTGCGCTCCATCTTCTGTGGTGTCTCGGTATAGAGTGGTGGTTGAGGGAGGTGAAGGTGATGCTTTGGAGTTTGGAAATGCTCTACGACGAGGGTTGGTGGGATCCTTGGAAGTTGGGACCAAGGTGTGTGTGGAGGCGATGAACAGTGCAGGACACAGCAGCCCCTCAGAATTCTCCTGTACACGGTATGACCCTCCTAAAACCTCTGATCATAACCTGCTGGTCTGGATCATAGGTGGAGGAGTCGCCCTGCTTCTACTTATAATCATTACAGCTGTGATCCtatggaaacagaaaatatgtCAAAAGGGGAAGAGAGACTCCACTGATGGACTAGGAAACCCTTCTTACAGCACAGAGGGAACTCTGTAA